One Drosophila ananassae strain 14024-0371.13 chromosome XR, ASM1763931v2, whole genome shotgun sequence genomic window, ATTCCGGTTGGTGCGCAAGTCGGCCTGCGTTCCCACCAGGATCAGGGAGGCCTTCGACTTGGCGAACTTCGGGGCCCACTTGTCCTTGATGGCCTGGAAGGAGTCCGGCCTGACCACCGAGAAGCACAGCAGGAAGACGTCGCTGTCCGGGTAGCAGAGCTCGCGCAGCGGATCCAGGGTGTCCTGCCCGGAGGTATCACAGAGGGTCACGTGGACAGGACTCTCGTTCACATTGACGTCGGCTGGAAGGAGTCAGAAGGAGGAGTTATTGAATCTGTGCTACAATGTATTGAAATGTGTTCCGTTGCATGTGGGATGTCTGCCAGGACCTCGAGGTGTGCCATTTTCGCCCCATTTTGTGGACGCTTTaattccatttcgaaatatgcAAATTGTCCTTTGGACAGGCTGTCGGAGGGCAGGACTTTCGCAACATATGTGCCTGTATTTTCAGGTATTCTGCGCATATATTAGAGAGTCCTTGGGAGTCCTTGCGCCTGCAGAGCCTTAAAGTCGGGAGGGGCGGGAAAAATGCCAGACTCCGGCTGGGTAAATTAGTAAAAACTCGACTCGACTCGTCCTGGCAGGGAGACTCGTCCTGGCAGAGGGAGCAGCGCCCTCCCCCACAGCCACTCCCCACGTGGGCCGAGAGTGTGCAAAGAACATTCATATTTAAACGCAAGCGAGAATGATTTGAACGAGATGCTTAGCAGGACGAAAGGAGGCGTTGTGTTTGCCGGAGTACACTGGAAACATTTCCAGCTCGGAAAGGCAAGTCGGCTCTGCTCAGTCATTCCCCTGCTCGTCGACGAATCGGACGCAAAATGCTCGAGAAGCTCTCCGCCTGGTACAAGGACAACGTGTCCGAGGAGCTCAACTGCCTGGCCTGCCGCCTCTACAGTGGGTTCGGCCTCCTCGGCATCGGCGCCTACCTGCTGGTCCAGTCCAAGAAGCGCCCCAAGCCGCTCGAGAGCTACACCATGATGAGTCTGGCCGCCACCATGGGCGTCCTAGGCGTTGCCCGTCTGGCTGATGGCAAGTGCCCGGAGGACATAGACCGCGGGACCGTGGCTTCCGCAATGTTGCCTGTAATGGAGCCCGCCATGGAGCCTGCCAAGGAGCCCGCCATGGAGCCCGCCAAGGAGCCCGCTATGGAGCCCGCCAAGGAGCCCCTCCCCGAGTCCGGGAAGCCCCTCAAGTAGACCTAGGTTTCTACCTGGATTTTATAGATTTTCAATCGTTCTCTTTGGCGACCGGAATGTAAATTTCAACCAGAATATAATGGTGGCTCATGTAAGACTCGCCttcttttctctcagtgccctGCACGCCCGGCCAAGCAGATTTGACCTCGCCGACGGCGCCCTATTAAGCCCCTTCCGCCCTCCGCCCCCCTGCCATGTCCATGTCCTATCTAAAAGTTAATCATGGCAGGCTTTCATTCGATGCAGTGCCTCCTCCGACTGTTTGGACTGCGTAAATAAGGTTTTCCCGGCTGCTGCCCCGCCAGGGGATTTTTTAATCAGTTCCTCGCCTCCACGAGCCACATGTAGCACGTTGCTAGTTGCTAGTTGCTAgttgcaggttgcaggttgcaggttgcaggCTGCCGGCTTACAGCGAAGGTCGCTTCGCTAGCCAGGCCCATGGGTCTGCTCatgtaaaataaatttaatttgcgcAGCGCCTGAAATTCAATACATTTGGGGGGCAAAGGCACCAGCACCGAGGCCCGAGAGCTGGCACAGGACTACTCCACTGGTGGCCCAAAATATGCCATGTATGTGGGAGTGATTGCCCCAGAAATGCACCTCATTTCCCCCCATTAGGGCGGCATTTTCCGCATAATTTCATTGTGATAAAGACAAAAAGGGTCGAGCCGAAACAAACACAGCTCCTCGGGAGGAGGGAGCTCCGTTGGGAGGGCATCCCATATCCTTCGACTATCGCAAGAGGCGAAAGTGAATCAATGCCGGAATGCCCCAGACAGGAGGAGCAGGGCGCGTGGCAGGGCGTGGCAAGGATGTGGCATTGAATGCCTTTTCTAGCTCTCCCCGCGCTCGCTTACAAAAGGGAAATTGTTTGCCAGCTCAGCTGAAAATCGCTTTACGCGGCGGCGAACAAAGAGGAGCAGGCCGAGACAATGGCGGCCGCCGGGACAAAGGGCTGGGGCGTCGTTAGCGGTTACTTCGCCTTACTGTTGGGTCCTGCTCAATGGGGAACTCGAGCCAACGCATCGTCTCGTGTGTGCGGCGGCGGAAAAGTGAGCAATTGTGTAATTGTGAGCCGAGAAGCCGGCTCCCAGGATCTGGATtggattttccattttccccaTTTCCACTCCCCTCTCCTGCTAGATCTTATTGACACCAAATTGAGCCTGAGCTGCTCCTTCCTGCCATCCCCTACTCTCCTCCCAGCACAATTGTAGCCTTCTAAGACAGCCCCAAAAGTAGGCAACGCTTTTTTCCAGCTAGTCTCCACAAAGTGGAGACCTGATGAGAGCGCTGCGCCCCAAAGTATGCTGTCAGCTAGCGAAGAACCCAACCACTCCACGCACCTATTGTCGGACCAAGTCAATTAGCcgccacccacacacacctTGGCCCCTAATTAGTTTCAAAACTTACGGCTAATGGCCAGAAACTATGCCGAAGTCTGCAGCGCAAGTGCACATCCAGCAGGCAGATTCCGGGAAAAGTTCAGACGAAACTACGCCAACTATTCGCAGTCCAAGGATGGCAACACGTCGTATGAATAACTTAGCGGGGAAAGGACGAAGGATAAGACATCCTGGACCCTGAATAGTGGCTCTTAAGAAgagttttattatttcttggGAAATATTACATTAGCAAATATTGTAATCGAATCGCCTGCGTCCTGCATTGAGCCTGTTTTCAATTATCTGCTTCAAAGGACTAATTAGGCACTGTGGCAGCCGGAAAGGAGTTCCTGGGAAGCTCCGTGGCAGCGACGATTATCTGCCGGGCATAAACCCTTCCCCACCTACCCCCTCTGATAACACAATTTTTGGCGCCAAGCCCCCGAAGGGCAGAGAAGTGCAAATtcatgcaaaattttattaaaatcagcCCAGGGAGGGGGGGCTGGGGCAGGACGAGCTACTAGCTACCGGCAGCCTCGAGTGTCGGGGTAGGGGTCGGGAGGGGGTGTCTAAGCATAATTCCATCAATTGCCcgggggcgggggc contains:
- the LOC6501872 gene encoding uncharacterized protein LOC6501872 — protein: MLEKLSAWYKDNVSEELNCLACRLYSGFGLLGIGAYLLVQSKKRPKPLESYTMMSLAATMGVLGVARLADGKCPEDIDRGTVASAMLPVMEPAMEPAKEPAMEPAKEPAMEPAKEPLPESGKPLK